In Lacrimispora indolis DSM 755, a genomic segment contains:
- a CDS encoding tyrosine-type recombinase/integrase, translated as MSAPLSYHQQKDIENVKHLRQLVKELPRFCGDFFRGIEPRTSSRTRIAYAYDLRVFFDFLVKENPVISKLHVQDITLEHLDSLRVVDIEEYMEYLKYRFNDKNQEVTNKERGIMRKISSLKSFYNYYFRNERLQTNPAALVQLPKLHEKDIIRLDIDEVALLLDEVESGEALTEKQKAYHAKTKIRDLALLTLMLGTGIRVSECVGVDIDDIDLKNGGIRIHRKGGKEVTVYFGSEVEDALLDYLEERSLVIPEDGHEKALFLSLQKKRIAVRSVENLVKKYSRLVTPLKKITPHKLRSTYGTSLYKETGDIYLVADVLGHSDVNTTKKHYAALEDERRRSARNKVKLREI; from the coding sequence ATGAGTGCTCCTCTCTCCTATCATCAGCAAAAAGATATTGAAAATGTTAAGCACCTGCGCCAGCTGGTAAAAGAACTTCCTCGCTTTTGCGGAGACTTCTTCCGAGGGATTGAACCTCGCACCTCCTCCCGCACCAGGATCGCTTATGCTTATGATCTAAGGGTATTTTTTGACTTTCTGGTTAAGGAGAACCCCGTTATCAGCAAGCTCCATGTTCAGGATATCACGTTAGAACACCTGGATTCCCTTCGGGTCGTGGATATAGAAGAATATATGGAGTATTTAAAATATCGTTTTAATGATAAGAATCAGGAAGTAACCAACAAAGAGCGGGGAATTATGCGGAAAATCTCTTCCTTGAAAAGCTTCTATAATTATTATTTCCGGAATGAACGACTTCAAACAAATCCCGCTGCTCTGGTGCAGCTTCCAAAGCTTCATGAAAAGGATATTATCCGGCTGGATATTGACGAGGTTGCTCTTTTGCTTGATGAAGTGGAAAGTGGAGAAGCTTTAACTGAGAAACAAAAGGCTTATCACGCAAAAACCAAGATCCGTGATTTGGCACTTTTAACTCTTATGTTGGGAACTGGAATCCGTGTATCGGAATGTGTTGGAGTGGATATTGATGACATTGACTTAAAAAATGGTGGGATCCGAATCCACAGAAAGGGAGGAAAGGAAGTCACGGTATATTTTGGCTCTGAAGTGGAAGATGCCCTTTTGGATTACTTGGAAGAACGAAGTCTGGTAATTCCTGAAGACGGCCATGAAAAGGCCCTCTTTCTATCTCTTCAAAAAAAACGTATTGCAGTCCGCAGCGTTGAAAATCTGGTAAAGAAATACTCCAGACTCGTAACTCCGTTAAAAAAGATTACCCCCCATAAACTGCGCAGCACCTATGGAACAAGCCTGTACAAAGAAACAGGTGACATCTATCTGGTTGCAGATGTTTTAGGACACTCTGACGTCAACACCACAAAGAAACACTATGCTGCTTTGGAGGATGAACGTCGCCGCAGCGCCCGAAACAAGGTGAAATTACGGGAAATTTAA
- a CDS encoding polysaccharide lyase family 8 super-sandwich domain-containing protein — MKQKIRNKWKRVTSMCLAMQMIITVPAAGQTLPKISGSEILNTGHYAAAINPTVGGGSLSLSKNSDTASAWNTMDEALIPGTTMFWEGENHFRGAEIATEMSMKSLSETYGVQGVKLGNEVHGVKSWFLFGSEILCAGAGLQAQTENSGQIITIVDNIPVTKDTKLALTNPSNGYRNVLTASANQGVWSSLINTPTKGVHTQRNWLSASALSDNKLEWSYVFGDGETGSHLSASNVYYRLNTKESDKARLAEFFIAPGETYQYTMVAGKTTSDYSNSSLYRTDARLLMNTPQIQAASSTGEGIVSVNKWSSGSIRLDNQVVPLTMNECMALTVKKDPSTGNITLNIAKPDSQNDGYPEVTLETRGTRILTNSNPTALAESAFNSQISLKFDASKMGTEPVVLTIEGKAAETVTGDAIVLVRGEEGRIEKPDELSGSIQWEVKIPKGDGNYVRNAGSSKIKRELLEGETDGTRKAGDTDGSHIASVRKLSDEGALLTANEKGVVTVLATDEGGKQKKWNVTVLYEDPANLPQAEPEDYEIIRKRWKDSLIGNDLTELDGGSEILDDIQAQAKSAWEAYDYKGQNSCDKIPWPQDEGAAGNPDIPFEDDAVEFRPAFKKVLAMAKAYAAKGNLYYQNDELLKDMKQILNYLCSRCYSSKTQTDNWWTWEIGVPKDLIPILVLLYDQLTEEEISLYTEGLYFFQPDPYHEGIIGTGSTHAQGYRTAQGANIIDCSRIALGLGILREDNELVYLAQKASSETFIIQSLKDSTKIADQGYISGFYADGSYLDHSHVPYLGSYGIEFLKGGAGMPPLFAGTPWEYPREVQENLEFYLKEGFLNGMYDGLMLDSLKGRSVSRPAGSNRDSGREAMILMIQLMDSVSIEVQDELKSSLKAWMEIDPGFIETLSGAEYIMIKAKALDILEDDSITTSIASIHKNLPLMDRAIHRTDKFLMALSMYSERIQNTEIMNHENRYGWHQGSGMTYLYNQDTMQYTENFWNTVNPLRLAGTTLVSKNIGNGQPDSSSFAQGGDFRSRESWVGGTTIENDGINGMSLTGEVRVKEGEGSPAVTYSPHLSGKKSWFMLGEQIVCLGAGITNSGEEYPVESIIENRRLRQEGDNALIINGEKKDLMTESASLEDIVEGKVDVSGTTLSDVSWAHLEGNTAGSDIGYYFPSGSQTISVRKARNAGDWSLVGTSNGKAEENYLEMWFDHGKNPENAAYEYVLLPGMTSEETQEYSREPQITVLTNTPQMQAVYSRAENILGANIWTDSAAKIGDLSIKGAASLMAKEDENGILTVSVSDPTMKNIGTIVVEIKKPVTEILSSDENVTAELTEYGAKLTIQAKGTNGSSSYATMQLAASLYPQAVTLAPGQSMSFAVNDYSNDVGNISWKVEGDKPLESGTGIDGEGCLEIDDYEENTRLKVTAELENGTAFQAFVSLGGKSETELPKNIQKVQSLIENAVSEALSNDDYSNYKVQKAIRSAVNALTAVSNEELAKYMMNQLITLEELYKAAMAANDCMIDSMVDTTETGMTGIEIAGAALSIPIKITESSASPSNAIRATASDAAKASPSSAFRIFADEDDDQEVRLAVMSVIDSSVSETEEEYRKSFELQLQLEDKHGTRRPLSLTAPVKVWMDIPEQGNNWNSIIAIFNGSDGKQRQLPIYQDHGRNKISFVMTDNGTVTLIITGSNGGEEERFQVSTDESLEGGRITANISEGKKGTKVMVRAVPDIGYRLRHLSVNGKNVSPDKTGKYEFLLQQDTYITGEFRKISLNEEGSSDSAAEVSGWKKANGKWYYFNDKGVKMTGWLFDNGKWFRLGSDGAMETGWIYDQMDGCWYYLDSSGKMAEGWICIDEKWYYFTPQAEGSSGWTLNEGKWEYKKPEGHSRSRGSLYMNAMTPDGRQVDSNGVWIQ, encoded by the coding sequence GTGAAGCAAAAGATTAGGAACAAATGGAAGCGAGTGACAAGCATGTGTCTTGCAATGCAGATGATCATTACAGTTCCAGCTGCCGGACAGACGTTACCCAAAATATCCGGATCAGAAATATTAAACACAGGGCATTACGCTGCGGCCATTAATCCTACAGTGGGAGGGGGGAGTCTGTCACTATCAAAAAACAGCGATACGGCTTCGGCATGGAACACCATGGATGAAGCACTGATACCTGGAACAACCATGTTCTGGGAGGGGGAAAACCATTTTCGAGGGGCCGAAATCGCAACAGAAATGTCAATGAAGTCGCTTTCAGAAACCTACGGTGTGCAAGGAGTGAAGCTGGGGAATGAGGTTCATGGAGTAAAGTCATGGTTTTTATTTGGCAGCGAAATCCTTTGTGCAGGAGCAGGCCTCCAGGCACAAACAGAAAATAGCGGGCAGATCATAACCATTGTAGATAACATTCCGGTTACAAAGGATACAAAGCTGGCATTGACAAATCCCAGCAACGGATACCGGAATGTACTGACAGCAAGTGCAAACCAGGGAGTGTGGAGCTCCCTCATCAATACTCCGACCAAAGGAGTCCATACCCAGAGAAACTGGCTCAGCGCATCTGCTTTATCTGATAATAAGCTGGAATGGTCCTATGTATTTGGAGATGGAGAGACTGGATCCCATCTTTCTGCCTCTAACGTATATTATCGGTTGAACACAAAAGAGTCTGATAAGGCCCGGTTAGCCGAATTTTTTATTGCGCCAGGGGAGACCTACCAGTATACCATGGTCGCGGGTAAGACCACCTCCGATTATTCCAATTCAAGTCTGTACAGAACAGATGCAAGGCTGCTCATGAATACACCGCAGATACAGGCCGCCTCCAGCACCGGAGAGGGGATTGTATCTGTAAACAAGTGGTCCTCCGGCAGCATCAGGCTGGATAATCAGGTAGTGCCATTGACAATGAATGAATGTATGGCACTTACTGTAAAAAAGGATCCTTCTACCGGCAACATAACCTTAAATATAGCAAAACCCGACAGCCAGAACGATGGTTATCCGGAGGTAACATTGGAAACCCGTGGAACAAGAATATTAACAAACTCAAACCCAACGGCATTAGCAGAATCTGCTTTTAACTCCCAGATTTCCCTTAAATTTGATGCTTCCAAAATGGGAACAGAACCTGTGGTCCTGACGATTGAAGGAAAGGCTGCGGAAACAGTAACTGGAGATGCGATTGTTTTGGTAAGAGGAGAAGAAGGCAGGATCGAGAAACCGGATGAATTGTCCGGCAGCATACAGTGGGAAGTTAAAATTCCCAAAGGTGACGGGAACTATGTACGCAATGCAGGAAGCAGTAAAATTAAGAGAGAACTGCTGGAAGGCGAAACGGATGGAACCAGAAAAGCCGGAGATACTGATGGAAGCCACATTGCTTCTGTCAGAAAGCTTTCCGATGAAGGTGCACTGCTGACGGCAAATGAAAAAGGAGTCGTCACAGTATTGGCCACTGATGAAGGCGGAAAACAAAAAAAGTGGAACGTCACAGTCCTTTATGAAGATCCGGCAAATCTGCCTCAGGCAGAACCGGAAGATTACGAGATTATCCGCAAACGCTGGAAGGATTCCCTCATTGGAAATGACTTAACTGAACTTGATGGGGGCAGTGAGATCCTTGACGACATTCAAGCTCAGGCAAAATCTGCCTGGGAAGCATACGATTATAAAGGACAGAACTCCTGTGACAAAATCCCCTGGCCGCAGGATGAAGGAGCTGCCGGCAACCCGGACATTCCTTTTGAGGATGATGCGGTAGAGTTTCGTCCGGCCTTTAAAAAGGTGCTGGCAATGGCAAAGGCATATGCAGCCAAGGGTAACCTTTACTATCAAAATGATGAGCTGTTAAAGGATATGAAGCAGATCCTGAATTACCTGTGTTCCCGCTGTTACTCATCAAAAACCCAAACAGATAACTGGTGGACATGGGAAATCGGCGTTCCCAAAGACTTAATTCCCATATTAGTCCTTTTATATGACCAGCTGACAGAGGAAGAAATCAGCCTTTATACCGAGGGACTATATTTCTTTCAGCCGGATCCTTATCATGAAGGCATCATTGGAACCGGAAGCACCCATGCCCAGGGATACCGGACGGCCCAGGGAGCTAATATTATTGACTGTTCAAGGATCGCCTTAGGGCTGGGAATTCTCAGAGAAGATAATGAGCTTGTTTACCTGGCTCAAAAAGCTTCTTCAGAGACCTTTATCATTCAGAGCCTGAAAGACAGTACCAAGATAGCAGATCAGGGCTATATCAGCGGTTTTTATGCAGACGGTTCTTATCTGGACCATTCTCATGTGCCATATTTAGGATCCTACGGTATTGAGTTTCTTAAAGGCGGAGCAGGTATGCCGCCGCTATTTGCCGGAACACCATGGGAATATCCAAGAGAAGTGCAGGAAAATCTGGAATTCTATTTAAAAGAAGGATTTTTGAATGGAATGTATGACGGTCTGATGCTGGATTCCCTGAAAGGACGTTCTGTATCCAGACCAGCCGGCAGTAACCGGGATTCAGGAAGAGAAGCAATGATTCTCATGATCCAGCTTATGGATTCCGTTTCCATTGAGGTACAGGATGAATTAAAAAGTTCATTAAAAGCCTGGATGGAAATTGATCCCGGATTTATAGAAACCTTAAGCGGAGCAGAGTATATAATGATAAAGGCAAAGGCCCTGGACATTCTGGAGGATGATTCCATCACGACCTCCATTGCTTCGATACATAAAAACCTGCCTCTCATGGACCGGGCGATTCACCGTACCGATAAGTTTCTCATGGCACTGTCCATGTATTCAGAACGTATTCAGAATACTGAAATCATGAACCATGAAAACCGCTATGGCTGGCATCAGGGAAGCGGTATGACCTACTTATACAATCAGGACACCATGCAGTATACTGAAAATTTCTGGAATACTGTGAATCCCCTACGTCTGGCGGGAACGACCCTTGTTTCTAAGAATATCGGCAATGGTCAGCCGGACAGTTCAAGCTTTGCCCAGGGCGGCGATTTCCGTTCAAGAGAATCCTGGGTCGGAGGCACCACCATAGAAAATGACGGAATTAACGGAATGTCCTTAACCGGCGAGGTACGGGTCAAGGAGGGAGAGGGTTCTCCTGCTGTGACTTATTCTCCTCATCTGTCAGGTAAAAAATCCTGGTTTATGCTTGGAGAACAGATCGTATGCCTTGGCGCCGGTATTACAAATTCCGGTGAAGAATATCCGGTGGAAAGCATTATTGAAAACAGGCGTCTGAGGCAGGAGGGTGATAATGCTCTGATCATCAACGGAGAGAAAAAAGATCTTATGACAGAGTCCGCATCTTTAGAAGATATTGTAGAAGGAAAAGTAGATGTGTCAGGAACAACGCTTTCTGATGTTTCATGGGCTCATTTGGAGGGAAATACGGCTGGAAGTGATATCGGTTATTATTTCCCCTCCGGTTCTCAAACCATATCGGTAAGAAAGGCAAGGAATGCCGGAGACTGGTCGCTGGTGGGAACATCAAATGGAAAAGCGGAAGAGAACTATCTGGAAATGTGGTTTGACCACGGAAAAAATCCTGAAAATGCTGCCTATGAGTATGTTCTTCTCCCAGGTATGACCTCAGAAGAAACCCAGGAGTACTCCAGAGAACCACAAATCACGGTACTGACCAACACTCCTCAAATGCAGGCTGTTTACAGCAGAGCCGAAAATATACTTGGAGCTAATATCTGGACAGATTCTGCTGCGAAAATTGGAGACTTATCCATCAAGGGCGCTGCCTCTTTGATGGCAAAAGAAGATGAGAATGGAATTCTGACTGTTTCTGTCTCTGACCCAACGATGAAAAATATAGGGACTATTGTGGTGGAAATCAAAAAACCAGTAACGGAAATCCTTTCATCAGATGAAAACGTAACAGCAGAACTGACAGAATATGGAGCAAAACTTACTATTCAGGCAAAAGGGACGAACGGTTCCAGCTCTTATGCAACAATGCAGCTGGCTGCTTCCCTGTATCCTCAGGCAGTTACCCTTGCTCCCGGGCAAAGCATGTCCTTTGCAGTCAATGATTATTCCAATGACGTAGGGAATATTTCCTGGAAAGTCGAAGGAGACAAACCACTGGAATCAGGTACCGGCATTGATGGGGAAGGCTGCCTTGAGATTGACGATTACGAAGAAAACACCCGGTTAAAGGTAACTGCTGAACTGGAAAATGGGACAGCTTTTCAGGCCTTTGTCTCTTTAGGCGGAAAATCGGAGACAGAATTGCCGAAGAACATTCAAAAAGTCCAGTCCCTTATTGAAAATGCGGTATCAGAAGCATTAAGCAACGATGATTACAGCAATTACAAGGTACAAAAGGCCATCAGGTCGGCAGTTAATGCATTGACCGCCGTTTCCAATGAGGAATTGGCAAAGTATATGATGAATCAGCTAATCACATTGGAAGAGCTGTATAAGGCCGCCATGGCCGCAAATGACTGTATGATAGACAGCATGGTGGATACCACTGAGACTGGAATGACTGGCATTGAAATTGCAGGAGCGGCGTTAAGCATACCCATTAAAATCACGGAAAGCAGTGCAAGTCCTTCCAATGCAATCAGAGCGACTGCCTCTGATGCAGCCAAAGCCTCTCCCTCATCCGCTTTCAGGATCTTTGCAGATGAGGATGATGATCAGGAAGTCCGTTTGGCAGTTATGTCAGTCATAGACAGCAGTGTATCGGAAACAGAAGAAGAATATCGTAAATCTTTCGAGCTTCAGCTGCAGCTGGAGGATAAGCATGGAACCAGAAGGCCACTTTCCTTAACCGCTCCGGTGAAAGTGTGGATGGACATTCCTGAGCAGGGAAATAACTGGAATTCAATAATTGCAATTTTTAATGGGTCGGATGGAAAACAGAGGCAATTACCAATATATCAGGATCATGGAAGGAATAAAATTTCCTTTGTGATGACGGATAACGGAACGGTGACATTAATCATAACAGGAAGCAATGGAGGGGAAGAAGAGCGCTTCCAGGTGTCAACAGATGAAAGCCTTGAGGGCGGCAGAATCACTGCAAATATCTCAGAAGGAAAAAAGGGAACAAAAGTGATGGTAAGAGCAGTTCCTGATATTGGATACCGATTGAGACATCTATCTGTTAATGGAAAGAATGTGTCTCCGGATAAAACCGGCAAATATGAGTTCCTGCTTCAGCAAGATACATATATTACCGGTGAATTCCGGAAAATAAGCCTGAATGAAGAGGGAAGCTCTGATTCGGCCGCAGAAGTCTCCGGCTGGAAAAAAGCAAACGGAAAGTGGTACTATTTCAATGATAAAGGCGTTAAGATGACCGGCTGGCTTTTCGACAATGGGAAATGGTTCCGGTTGGGGTCAGATGGTGCCATGGAGACTGGCTGGATCTATGATCAAATGGATGGATGCTGGTATTATCTGGATTCTTCCGGGAAGATGGCCGAAGGCTGGATCTGTATTGATGAAAAATGGTATTATTTCACCCCGCAGGCCGAAGGTTCATCCGGTTGGACGCTGAATGAGGGAAAATGGGAATATAAAAAACCAGAAGGTCACTCCCGTTCCCGTGGATCATTATACATGAACGCCATGACTCCAGATGGCAGGCAAGTTGACAGCAATGGGGTATGGATTCAATAA
- a CDS encoding Zn-dependent hydrolase gives MIQCNYERMEEKIKTFSRFGDTGKGGITRFSLSDEALAARKEFVKRMEAIGASIATDDMANIYATFAGTEDLPAIVSGSHMDSVRQGGNYDGILGVLTAMEVAETIVKEKVPHRHPITVIVWTNEEGARFEPAMMSSGVICGKFNKDTMLTSQAKDIPGYTFGEALEKSGFKGKEENRLDPSKTKALVELHIEQGPVLEAEGVDIGVVEGVCGMINYEFTFTGQAGHAGTTPMKYRKDALYAAVKTIQYLHDELDQLDGKLVYTTGKISAHPNIHTIIPDEVKFTLDARHQDPDVIKQVVAVIKNIPGVVEQCKVNYEEAWSRNTVSFTTELVDYVEISAQELGCSNRRIYSGPGHDAQFTIDLVPTTMIFVPSVGGHSHCEIEYTPVENCLKGANVLLNTILHIDKN, from the coding sequence ATGATTCAGTGCAATTATGAAAGAATGGAAGAAAAGATTAAAACTTTCAGCCGGTTTGGTGATACAGGAAAAGGCGGAATTACCAGATTTTCTTTATCAGATGAAGCCTTAGCCGCAAGAAAAGAATTCGTAAAGCGCATGGAGGCTATCGGTGCCTCCATCGCAACAGACGATATGGCAAATATATATGCAACCTTTGCCGGAACAGAAGATTTGCCTGCCATTGTCTCAGGCTCTCATATGGATTCCGTACGGCAAGGCGGAAATTATGACGGGATTCTGGGAGTCTTAACAGCAATGGAAGTGGCAGAAACCATAGTAAAAGAAAAAGTACCTCACAGGCATCCGATTACGGTTATTGTATGGACCAACGAAGAAGGTGCCAGATTTGAACCGGCAATGATGTCTTCCGGTGTCATTTGTGGAAAATTCAATAAGGATACCATGCTGACTTCACAGGCAAAAGATATTCCAGGGTATACTTTTGGAGAGGCTTTGGAAAAAAGCGGCTTTAAAGGAAAGGAAGAAAACCGGCTGGATCCGTCTAAAACAAAAGCTTTAGTGGAACTTCATATTGAACAGGGCCCGGTACTGGAAGCAGAAGGTGTTGATATTGGAGTAGTAGAAGGTGTCTGCGGCATGATCAATTATGAATTTACTTTTACCGGGCAGGCCGGCCACGCAGGAACAACACCTATGAAATACCGTAAGGATGCTCTATATGCTGCAGTAAAAACCATTCAATATCTCCATGATGAGCTGGACCAGTTAGATGGCAAATTGGTTTATACCACAGGAAAAATATCTGCCCATCCGAATATTCACACCATAATACCTGATGAAGTAAAATTTACCCTGGATGCGAGGCACCAGGATCCTGATGTGATCAAGCAGGTAGTTGCAGTTATTAAAAATATTCCAGGCGTTGTAGAACAATGCAAAGTGAACTATGAAGAAGCATGGTCACGTAATACCGTAAGCTTTACTACCGAACTGGTTGATTATGTGGAAATCAGTGCACAGGAACTCGGCTGCTCCAATCGGAGAATATACAGCGGTCCTGGTCATGATGCCCAGTTTACTATAGATCTGGTCCCAACTACCATGATTTTTGTACCGAGTGTAGGAGGGCATAGCCATTGTGAGATTGAATATACTCCGGTGGAAAACTGTTTAAAAGGAGCTAATGTACTTTTAAATACAATTTTGCATATTGATAAGAATTAA
- a CDS encoding M23 family metallopeptidase, translated as MMEAGKPIIVEFPLRGEWLSPNTPGRRIPSHGTDRLGTRYAYDFLQVDWKRKGWPSYRIHWFQYLIFGVSLNKCYCWGQEVYAPCDGIIVHAKDGYKERAKAHLFADMVVAIKSAHTFNPQKDNIQSLAGNYIIMKCEENIYAGFVHLQKGSLMVMDGQRVKKGDVIGRVGHSGNSFSPHLHFQLMDSSDIRSANGLPCAFEQYELFLDGEWHKVFNGIPTDKDRIRFKN; from the coding sequence ATGATGGAAGCAGGTAAACCTATAATCGTAGAATTTCCTTTGAGGGGAGAGTGGCTTTCTCCTAATACTCCTGGAAGAAGAATTCCCAGCCATGGGACAGACCGATTAGGAACAAGGTATGCTTATGATTTTTTGCAAGTAGACTGGAAAAGAAAAGGTTGGCCAAGCTATCGTATTCACTGGTTCCAGTATCTTATTTTTGGAGTTTCTTTAAACAAATGTTATTGTTGGGGACAAGAAGTATATGCGCCCTGTGATGGGATAATTGTTCACGCCAAAGATGGTTATAAGGAAAGAGCCAAAGCACATTTATTTGCAGATATGGTTGTTGCAATAAAGAGTGCGCATACCTTTAACCCCCAAAAAGACAATATTCAGTCCCTTGCCGGCAATTATATCATTATGAAATGTGAAGAGAATATATATGCTGGATTTGTCCATCTTCAAAAAGGATCTCTAATGGTTATGGATGGGCAAAGAGTGAAAAAAGGCGATGTTATTGGTAGAGTAGGTCATTCAGGCAACTCTTTTTCACCTCATTTACATTTTCAGCTTATGGATAGCAGCGACATACGTTCGGCAAATGGACTGCCCTGTGCTTTTGAGCAATATGAATTATTTCTTGATGGAGAATGGCATAAAGTGTTTAACGGCATTCCTACAGATAAAGATAGAATAAGGTTCAAAAATTGA
- a CDS encoding choloylglycine hydrolase, with product MCTSFAVYSQEKAIYGMNFDADDIDLKLKVTSYNDINLFYFSGLLDNKYRDIAGFNSKGLFICTQAVEYSPGFKSSCNENDWFAFDIFDEALKKTKKTSEFFEILNKRVISYPRNPLFPDLGLHTIIADKTGDAFILEEGNDTNIISPSHNNFIIMTNFPNGDFKESNYHKVYGRGADRYICAHEYIHNNIHSFGINEAFEVLSKTSQEDTLCSIVYEPLKNEIYISFKKDLSKKWKISIIEKTIQSLDGFLSNNKIQITNEEIFVKDLISLYK from the coding sequence ATGTGTACAAGTTTTGCAGTATACAGTCAAGAAAAAGCTATTTATGGTATGAATTTCGATGCTGATGATATTGATTTAAAACTTAAAGTCACTAGTTATAATGATATAAACTTATTTTACTTCTCAGGCTTATTAGATAACAAATACAGGGATATCGCTGGTTTTAATAGTAAGGGTCTTTTTATCTGTACTCAAGCAGTAGAATATAGTCCAGGTTTTAAATCTAGTTGTAACGAAAATGATTGGTTTGCTTTTGATATTTTTGATGAGGCGCTAAAGAAAACAAAAAAAACATCTGAATTTTTTGAAATTCTTAATAAAAGAGTAATCTCGTATCCTAGAAATCCATTATTCCCAGATTTAGGGCTACATACTATTATCGCTGATAAAACTGGTGATGCATTTATTCTGGAAGAAGGAAATGATACAAATATAATAAGTCCTAGTCACAATAATTTTATTATTATGACTAATTTTCCAAATGGGGATTTTAAGGAATCAAATTATCATAAAGTATATGGTAGAGGTGCTGATAGATATATTTGTGCTCATGAATATATTCATAATAATATTCATAGCTTTGGAATAAATGAAGCCTTTGAAGTTTTAAGTAAAACTAGTCAGGAGGATACTCTGTGTTCAATAGTATATGAACCATTAAAAAATGAAATTTATATTAGTTTTAAAAAAGATTTAAGCAAAAAATGGAAAATTTCTATTATCGAGAAAACAATCCAATCATTGGATGGATTTTTAAGCAATAATAAAATTCAAATTACAAATGAAGAAATATTTGTGAAGGATCTTATTAGCTTATATAAGTGA
- a CDS encoding 50S ribosomal protein L25, translating to MENTGVMNVELRKSTRKGDNNQLKREGYLLGNIAGKGVDSISIAVKKDVFRRSMKEFGRNGIFKLVVPDGQSYTVMAKEIHIEPVKNEISHLDFQMVSFSEKIKQEVAIKITGAELLESKRLLINSTIDSILLEGLPQDIPDEIVIDVSNMEAGESIQFSDIKLPEGLTSTIDPAQKMITVVGSKIREAVEGEEEAES from the coding sequence ATGGAAAATACTGGAGTTATGAACGTTGAGTTAAGAAAAAGTACCAGAAAGGGTGACAATAATCAGTTAAAAAGAGAAGGATATTTACTGGGAAACATAGCTGGTAAAGGTGTTGATTCAATCTCAATAGCTGTTAAGAAAGATGTATTTAGAAGATCAATGAAAGAGTTTGGCCGGAATGGCATTTTTAAACTGGTTGTTCCTGATGGCCAGAGTTATACCGTAATGGCAAAAGAAATACACATTGAACCTGTTAAAAACGAAATCTCTCATTTGGATTTTCAAATGGTATCTTTTTCGGAAAAAATCAAACAAGAAGTGGCTATAAAAATTACCGGAGCAGAACTTCTTGAGTCAAAACGATTGTTGATTAACAGTACCATAGATTCAATTTTACTGGAGGGCTTACCTCAGGATATTCCCGATGAAATAGTAATTGATGTTTCTAATATGGAGGCTGGTGAAAGTATTCAATTTAGTGATATTAAACTTCCGGAAGGACTTACCTCAACTATTGATCCGGCACAAAAAATGATAACAGTTGTTGGCTCTAAGATACGTGAAGCAGTTGAAGGTGAAGAAGAGGCCGAAAGCTAA
- a CDS encoding sugar phosphate isomerase/epimerase family protein: MNKLIGIGLNADWIDGDDRKLRYCLELARKSGGNCCELIMHSMDVLLNGRLLEPRVSAVKHILMDYDFTYSIHMPYSFHSLSMGEVESIAFFRSCIDFAKEIRAQNITVHASPIGVEDEDSLLKDIDYYKEIAQYAGGIRIGIENPYYSGDIEKFRTMLGVNPENLAAHIKRIGCDNCGITLDFGHAYLSAINYDRDYVSDIRKMASLAVHLHVHDNFGKHGEMKNYMDNFSKGIGDLHLPPAWGEIPWGSVLPLLEGFSGIHILEMEFRFYQYFHAGVKFLNDAAKTQEVNCL; encoded by the coding sequence GTGAATAAGCTGATTGGGATTGGCCTGAATGCCGACTGGATAGACGGCGATGACAGGAAACTGCGGTATTGCCTGGAACTGGCCCGGAAATCGGGAGGAAATTGCTGTGAACTGATTATGCATTCCATGGATGTACTCCTAAACGGCAGACTGTTGGAGCCGAGGGTTTCGGCTGTAAAGCATATTTTGATGGATTATGATTTTACCTACTCCATTCATATGCCCTATAGCTTTCATTCTCTTTCCATGGGAGAGGTGGAAAGTATAGCATTTTTTAGGTCATGTATTGACTTTGCAAAAGAAATCAGGGCTCAGAATATAACTGTCCATGCCAGTCCCATAGGAGTGGAAGATGAAGACAGTCTTTTAAAGGACATTGATTATTATAAAGAAATAGCCCAGTATGCCGGAGGTATCCGGATTGGCATAGAAAATCCGTATTACTCCGGAGATATTGAAAAATTCCGGACAATGCTGGGAGTAAATCCAGAAAATTTAGCAGCACATATTAAGAGGATAGGCTGTGACAATTGTGGGATTACATTAGATTTCGGCCATGCTTATCTGTCGGCCATAAACTATGACCGGGATTATGTGTCGGATATCCGTAAGATGGCTTCTTTGGCAGTGCACCTTCATGTCCATGATAATTTCGGAAAACACGGTGAAATGAAAAATTATATGGATAATTTTTCAAAAGGAATCGGGGATTTGCATCTGCCTCCTGCCTGGGGTGAGATACCCTGGGGATCGGTGCTGCCTTTATTGGAAGGGTTTAGTGGAATTCATATTTTGGAGATGGAATTCCGGTTTTATCAATATTTTCATGCTGGCGTTAAATTTTTAAATGATGCTGCAAAAACCCAGGAAGTTAACTGTCTATAG